A genomic window from Lycium barbarum isolate Lr01 chromosome 4, ASM1917538v2, whole genome shotgun sequence includes:
- the LOC132635752 gene encoding uncharacterized protein LOC132635752, which yields MRGRSSPKQGGVMEVAKVDKLKQEPHLSGAYIRSLVKQLTSSRTKDNLNPKDHDDSLENSTKLGDSLCSDTQLSPQPPPPQQPPQIKKKQVRRRLHTSRPYQERLLNMAEARREIVTALKFHRAAMKQQQQQQQQQQSQGPQSLQTWPQESSGEEQGKPKSRRNPRIYASNTLMNNNNLPRYNMENFANSTYPCLPPQYPYSSSFGSSQLPLQDHLNFPLPNQTLGLNLNFHDFNNLDATSYYSSSNNNSIFSSSSPSSSSDEFHYVGLSQEGVAPIAQMVNPEDSRLHPSMDDQEMAEIRSIGEQHEMEWNDTLNLATSAWWFKFLKAMEIGPDEKNIAEDDYGCYPFDEVMEFPAWFNPNESCLQQHVDDTYSDPTLPCMDIEEIEGMDAEWLA from the exons ATGAGGGGAAGATCTTCACCAAAGCAAGGAGGAGTTATGGAAGTAGCAAAAGTTGATAAACTAAAACAAGAGCCTCATCTGTCTGGTGCCTATATTAGAAGCCTAGTCAAACAATTAACTTCTTCAAGAACCAAAGATAATTTGAATCCCAAAGACCATGATGATTCACTAGAGAATTCAACAAAACTTGGTGATAGTTTGTGTAGCGATACACAACTATCACCACAGCCACCACCACCACAACAACCACCACAGATAAAAAAGAAACAAGTGAGGAGGAGACTCCACACTAGTAGGCCTTATCAAGAAAGGCTTCTAAATATGGCTGAGGCTCGGCGTGAGATTGTCACAGCCCTTAAGTTTCATAGAGCCGCTATGAAacaacagcagcagcaacaacaacaacaacaatctcaGGGGCCACAGTCGTTACAGACTTGGCCTCAGGAATCTTCAGGAGAAGAACAAGGGAAGCCAAAATCCCGGAGAAACCCCAGGATTTATGCTTCCAACACTTTGATGAACAATAATAACTTACCAAGGTACAACATGGAAAATTTCGCCAATTCAACCTACCCTTGTCTGCCCCCTCAATATCCTTATTCTTCATCCTTTGGTTCCTCTCAATTACCTTTACAAGACCacctcaattttcctcttccTAACCAAACATTAGGATTGAACCTCAATTTCCATGATTTCAACAATTTGGATGCAACCTCTTATTATAGCAGCAGCAATAACAATTCAATCTTTTCATCATCATCCCCTTCATCTTCTTCAGATGAATTCCATTATGTGGGATTATCCCAAGAAGGGGTGGCTCCAATAGCTCAAATGGTGAATCCAGAAGATTCAAGATTGCATCCATCAATGGATGACCAAGAAATGGCAGAGATAAGATCAATAGGGGAGCAACATGAGATGGAGTGGAATGACACCCTCAATTTGGCAACTTCAGCTTGGTGGTTCAAGTTCTTGAAAGCCATGGAAATTGGACCTGATGAGAAGAACATTGCTGAGGATGATTATGGGTGTTATCCATTTGATGAAGTCATGGAATTCCCTGCTTGGTTCAATCCAAATGAAAGCTGCTTGCAACAACATGTCGATGATACCTATTCTGATCCTACCTTACCTTG TATGGACATTGAAGAAATTGAAGGGATGGATGCAGAATGGTTAGCTTGA
- the LOC132637353 gene encoding uncharacterized protein LOC132637353, which yields MENSQYGTWAEHFKIYARSHKVLHHIIPPPKDKEKPAPKTDEEVELWTTIDTTVLQWIYSTISNDLLNTIIEPDATAMDAWDRLRDIFQDYQTSRAVTLEQEFTMTRMEDFPNASAYCQRLKSLADQLKNVGAPVMNSRIVLQLVSGLTEVYKGVGTQIRHAKLLPPFTEARSSLVLEECELAAMVSHGSGSAVVA from the coding sequence ATGGAAAACTCACAATACGGTACATGGGCCGAGCATTTCAAAATTTATGCTCGTTCTCACAAGGTCCTTCATCACATCATTCCTCCACCCAAAGATAAGGAGAAGCCGGCTCCCAAAACTGATGAGGAAGTTGAATTATGGACGACCATTGACACCACCGTGCTTCAATGGATTTATTCGACAATTTCGAATGATCTGTTAAACACTATCATCGAACCAGACGCTACTGCCATGGACGCTTGGGATCGCTTGCGTGATATCTTCCAAGATTATCAAACTTCTCGTGCGGTGACTCTCGAACAAGAATTCACGATGACTCGTATGGAGGATTTTCCCAATGCCTCCGCCTATTGTCAACGTCTCAAAAGCCTTGCAGATCAACTGAAAAACGTCGGGGCTCCCGTGATGAATAGCCGCATTGTCCTTCAACTGGTCTCGGGTCTCACTGAAGTGTACAAAGGGGTTGGGACACAAATTCGCCATGCAAAGCTGCTCCCCCCATTCACTGAGGCTCGGTCTTCCCTTGTTTTGGAAGAATGTGAACTTGCGGCAATGGTGTCTCACGGGTCTGGTTCGGCTGTGGTGGCCTAG
- the LOC132635753 gene encoding 3-ketoacyl-CoA synthase 10, producing MAREEHLLSTEIVNRGISDGGSQTFSIRVRRRLPDFLQSVNLKYVKLGYHYLIKHGIFLAVVPMLVLVFSAEVGNLSREELWRKFWDSTTGYDLATVLSFVALFVFTLSLYIMSKPRPIYLLDFACYKPSDNLKVTKEQFIELARKSGKFDEPSLEFQKRILESSGIGNETYVPKSIGSSENTATMKEGRAEASTVMFGALDELFEKTKIRPKDVGVLVVNCSIFNPTPSLSAMIINHYKMRGNILSFNLGGMGCSAGVIALDLARDMLQANPNNYAVVVSAEMVGYNWYPGKERSMLIPNCFFRMGCSALLLSNRRRDYHRAKYSLEHIVRTHKASNDRAFRCIYQEEDNQRYKGLKISKDLVEVGGDALKTNITTLGPLVLPLSEQLFFFGNLVWRHLFGNKNAKGNNNNNSQLANNKPYIPDYKLAFEHFCVYAASKTVLDELQRNLELSEKNMEASRATLHRFGNTSSSSIWYELAYLEAKEKITRGDRVWQIAFGSGFKCNSAVWKAIRRVKKPSTNPWLDCADRYPQSLTQ from the exons ATGGCTCGAGAAGAACATCTTCTATCAACAGAGATTGTGAACCGTGGGATATCGGATGGGGGATCTCAAACGTTCTCCATTAGGGTACGGAGGCGTTTGCCGGACTTTTTGCAGTCAGTGAACCTAAAATATGTGAAATTAGGGTACCATTACTTGATAAAACATGGGATATTTTTGGCCGTAGTGCCAATGTTGGTGTTGGTTTTCAGTGCTGAAGTTGGCAACCTAAGTAGAGAGGAGTTGTGGAGAAAATTTTGGGATAGCACAACTGGTTATGATTTGGCTACGGTGTTATCATTTGTGGCACTTTTTGTGTTCACTCTCTCTCTTTACATCATGTCTAAGCCAAGACCTATTTACCTTCTTGATTTTGCATGTTACAAGCCAAGTGACAACCTTAAG GTAACAAAGGAACAATTCATTGAACTAGCACGAAAATCAGGCAAATTCGACGAGCCAAGTCTCGAATTTCAAAAAAGAATTCTAGAATCTTCTGGAATCGGAAACGAGACGTACGTCCCAAAATCCATCGGGTCATCAGAAAACACCGCCACCATGAAAGAAGGCCGAGCCGAGGCATCAACTGTCATGTTCGGAGCACTCGACGAACTATTCGAGAAGACAAAAATTCGTCCGAAAGACGTCGGAGTATTGGTGGTGAATTGCAGCATTTTCAACCCAACACCATCACTGTCAGCCATGATAATAAATCACTATAAAATGAGAGGAAATATTCTTAGTTTTAACTTAGGTGGAATGGGTTGTAGTGCTGGGGTTATAGCATTGGATTTGGCACGTGACATGTTACAAGCTAACCCGAATAATTATGCGGTGGTGGTTAGTGCTGAGATGGTGGGATATAACTGGTACCCCGGTAAAGAAAGGTCTATGCTTATTCCCAATTGTTTTTTTCGGATGGGTTGCTCCGCCCTTCTCCTCTCTAATCGCCGCCGTGACTACCACCGTGCTAAGTACAGCCTCGAGCACATCGTGAGGACACATAAAGCTTCCAATGATCGGGCATTCAG GTGCATTTATCAAGAAGAAGATAACCAACGTTACAAGGGGCTGAAGATAAGCAAAGATTTAGTAGAAGTTGGAGGAGATGCATTGAAGACGAACATTACCACATTAGGCCCTTTGGTTCTACCTTTATCAGAACAACTCTTCTTTTTTGGAAACTTAGTTTGGAGGCACTTATTTGGCAATAAAAATGCCAAAGGAAATAATAACAACAATTCCCAGCTGGCCAATAATAAGCCCTATATTCCAGACTACAAACTTGCCTTTGAGCACTTTTGTGTGTATGCAGCCAGCAAAACTGTCCTTGATGAGCTTCAAAGGAACTTAGAGTTGAGTGAGAAGAATATGGAAGCTTCTCGTGCCACACTTCATCGATTTG GTAATACGTCTAGTAGCAGCATTTGGTACGAGTTGGCATATTTGGAGGCGAAGGAGAAAATTACAAGAGGCGACCGTGTGTGGCAAATTGCTTTTGGATCGGGTTTTAAGTGTAACAGTGCTGTTTGGAAAGCCATTCGACGTGTTAAAAAGCCTTCAACAAATCCTTGGCTTGATTGCGCTGATAGGTACCCTCAGTCTCTCACACAATAA